One window of the Roseimicrobium gellanilyticum genome contains the following:
- a CDS encoding RHS repeat protein, translating to MSTEVSREFTHAYTYDLAGNRIATAYGTGRIETRTFDALNRPVSITEGGRTTSYHYDLAGRAVGQLSGNGQWATSHYDAQGRLVRRTLREGTGGGS from the coding sequence GTGAGCACCGAGGTGTCGCGTGAGTTCACCCATGCATACACCTACGATCTCGCCGGCAATCGCATCGCCACGGCGTATGGCACGGGCAGGATTGAGACTCGCACCTTTGATGCACTCAATCGACCTGTGAGCATCACCGAAGGTGGGCGGACCACGAGTTACCACTACGACCTGGCGGGACGCGCCGTGGGTCAGTTGAGTGGCAATGGGCAGTGGGCCACCAGCCACTATGATGCCCAGGGCAGATTGGTGAGACGGACGCTGCGTGAGGGCACTGGCGGAGGTTC